The Besnoitia besnoiti strain Bb-Ger1 chromosome Unknown contig00018, whole genome shotgun sequence genome contains a region encoding:
- a CDS encoding uncharacterized protein (encoded by transcript BESB_032600), which yields MAGEASSPKGRGLRAKLGSRVSTRMSAEDVSFPELASPSSVPPLDPAISRPPSASPTSPLHKQYLSSGSIVSSPLSRAFSKVSSMFSRSRYVRGGSKTPDASRASAPVAAGTAPERRTTFNLPTAGGFVRLPTTSSATVCTSSLPSVLRAFALPEEQSNFAPVGSEVPPALLPVCGVPLVAFALDFLARNGKWTRERNNTGTTNFETDRHTPAEGFSLQTRNAGVESGKRRRAGSPAARAKGRGEAERDTHVGAARNLPESPSVFRASISLQA from the coding sequence ATGGCGGGCGAGGCATCTTCGCCGAAGGGGCGCGGGTTGCGAGCGAAGCTGGGGAGTCGCGTGTCGACGCGTATGAGCGCCGAGGACGTTTCGTTCCCAGAGTtggcttcgccgtcttccgtTCCCCCCTTGGACCCTGCGATTTCTCGTCCTCCTTCAGCCTCGCCGACGTCTCCGCTGCACAAGCAGTACTTGTCTTCCGGGAGCATTGTGTCCAGCCCGCTCTCACGGGCTTTCTCGAAGGTCTCTTCGATGTTTTCTCGTAGTCGCTATGTCCGTGGCGGTTCCAAGACGCCGGACGCGTCGCGCGCAtcggcgcccgtcgccgcgggcacGGCCCCAGAGAGACGCACAACCTTCAATTTGCCTACAGCTGGCGGCTTCGTGCGCCTCCCCACCACTTCGTCCGCCACCGTCTGCACATCGTCGCTGCCTTCAGTTCTTCGTGCCTTCGCCCTCCCCGAAGAGCAATCCAACTTCGCCCCCGTCGGCAGCGAAGTTCCGCCTGCCCTCCTTCctgtctgcggcgtgccGCTCGTTGCCTTCGCGCTCGACTTCCTCGCGAGAAATGGCAAGTGGACCAGAGAGCGCAATAACACGGGGACGACGAATTTTGAAACCGACAGGCATACTCCCGCAGAGGGTTTTAGTCTCCAGACGCGAAATGCCGGCGTGGAATCGGGCAAGAGGAGGCGTGCAGGGAGCccggccgcgagggcgaaggggcgcggagaggcagagcgagACACCcacgtcggcgcggcgcgcaatCTCCCTGAATCGCCAAGTGTTTTCCGTGCGTCGATTTCCTTGCAGGCGTGA